The genomic segment CCCAGCATTTCGCAAAGGTTGAGGAACTCGTGTGTGCCGAAACTGTTGTCTTCGATAGTGCCGCCCCAGTTGTTATTCACCATTTTAGGACGATTCTCTTTGGGACCGATACCGTCCATCCAGTGATATTCGTCGGCAAAGCAGCCGCCCGGCCAGCGAAGAACGGGAACCTGGAGGTCTTTCAGGGCATTGAATACGTCGGTACGGTAACCTTTGACATTGGGTATATCGGAGTTCTCGCCCACCCAAAGGCCTCCGTAGATACAAGTACCCAGATGTTCGGCAAACTGGCCGTAAATTTCTTTGGGAATAATTTGCTTGCCTTGGTCGGCGTGAAGCGTGATTGTTGCACTTTGTTGTGCAGACAAGGATACAGATGCAGCTAATAGGACACTGCTGAATAATAACTTGTTTCTCATAATGTTTATTGGTAATAGATGTTTGTAATATGATGTAATCTCAATTCTGTTGGCGCTTTACCGGGCATACGGCTATTCAAGTAGACGGATTTCATAGATAGCCGGGGTCCATTCTGTGCCGTCCGGGCTGAACCGTATCGGATAATTACCGGCGCCTAACTTCTGGGGCAAAGGATAACAGAGTGTTACGAAGCCCTCTTGATCCGCTTCGCTGATTGTGGGGTCGGCAGTCAGTCTCTCGTTGTTGAGAAGGATTGCAACCTTCATCGGATCGTTCTTTCGTGTAGTGATCATAAGCCGGCTTGCTTCCTTGCTTGTTTTCAGAGTGTAGCCGAACCAGCCTTTGGCGCGTCGGAAATGACGGTCTCTGTCGGTTCCGGTTTCCGCCTGTTCGTACCGGATGCCATGATCGGATTCCGGTTGTTGCTCTCCGGGGAAAATAATGTCTGCTGTCTGGTTGGCAAGTTCCATGGCTTTGCGCTCTTTCCGCTCCATTTCTTGACGGATGCTTTCCACCTCGGCTTCGCTCACCTGATGAAAGTAAATGGCATAACGGGAATCGTGCAGGCGGAAGAAAGGTATCAGCCGCAACGCTTCTTTCTGCGTAGGGTAGACGCTTCCGGTATAGCTGAATGATAACTGTTCGTCATCCGTTTTCCGAAGTGCTTGAGGCAATGATGCGGAAGAGCCTATCAACATCGGCATCTTTTCCAGAGAGACCAGCTTGCCATGAGCGATATGCCCGCCACGACTGTCATCGGCATAGAGCCCGTCCATGTTTTCCGTACCGGTGGGGCTGGCAAGTACGATGGGACCGTACATGAAGGCATAGAAATGTTCTTGGTCGGGTATTTGCTCCAAAGTGACCTGCATCGGCAGGTTCAGCGTGATTTCGTCTCCGGCTTTCCATTTGCGGCGAACCGTCAGGTACTCGCCCGGTTGGGCGTTTATATCCTGCACTTTGCCATTGACGGAAACACTTGCTCCTTTTGCCCATGAGGGGTAACGGAACTTGAGGCTGAATGTTTTCTTATTGCTCTTTTCTATCCGGAATCTGATTTGCGCTTCATCGGGGAAACGGCTTTCTTGTACCAGTGTCAATTTCTGTTCTTTCCAGGTCAGGCGGGAGGGGATGAATAAGTTTACATACAAAGTGTCCTCTGCATGGGCATAAATGAACTCTCCGTATTTGGTGTGGTTCTCCAGCCCTGAACCTACGCAGCACCACATGGATGTTTCCGGTTGCGAATAAACACGATAGTGTCCCGAACGCATAGGGGTGAAGTAGACAAAACCGCCTTTTGCCGGTTGTTGTGAGGCAAGGATATGGTTGTATAGGGCGCGTTCGTAATAATCGGCAAAGCGGATGTCG from the Bacteroides eggerthii genome contains:
- a CDS encoding glycoside hydrolase family 127 protein; protein product: MKSPLTCLLLFCFLLAGKAQTRQAVSYFPLQDIKLLESPFLQAQQTDLYYIMAMNPDRLLAPFLREAGLAPKAPSYTNWENTGLDGHIGGHYISALSMMYAATGDTTVYNRLNYMLNELHRAQQAVGNGFIGGTPGSLQLWKEIKEGSIRPESFSLNGKWVPLYNIHKTYAGLRDAYLYAGSDLARQMLIALTDWMAGITSGLTEQQMQDMLRSEHGGLNEIFADVADITGDKKYLELARRFSHKTLLEPLIGGEDHLTGMHANTQIPKVIGYKRIADLTQNDAWDQAARFFWNTVVNHRSVCIGGNSVREHFHPADNFTSMLNDVQGPETCNTYNMLRLTKMLFQTSPDIRFADYYERALYNHILASQQPAKGGFVYFTPMRSGHYRVYSQPETSMWCCVGSGLENHTKYGEFIYAHAEDTLYVNLFIPSRLTWKEQKLTLVQESRFPDEAQIRFRIEKSNKKTFSLKFRYPSWAKGASVSVNGKVQDINAQPGEYLTVRRKWKAGDEITLNLPMQVTLEQIPDQEHFYAFMYGPIVLASPTGTENMDGLYADDSRGGHIAHGKLVSLEKMPMLIGSSASLPQALRKTDDEQLSFSYTGSVYPTQKEALRLIPFFRLHDSRYAIYFHQVSEAEVESIRQEMERKERKAMELANQTADIIFPGEQQPESDHGIRYEQAETGTDRDRHFRRAKGWFGYTLKTSKEASRLMITTRKNDPMKVAILLNNERLTADPTISEADQEGFVTLCYPLPQKLGAGNYPIRFSPDGTEWTPAIYEIRLLE